The Bacteroidota bacterium genome contains the following window.
CTTCCTGATATTTTACGTAGCGACGAATCACATCCTCGTTCAATCCATGATTTCCCCAGTATGGTTTCTTCTTAAGCGCAGGATAACTCTTGAAGAGCTTTATTGCAAGTTTGCCTTTTAAAGTTCCCATCAATTCAGAAATGGACACTTTGGGAGGAACGGATACCATCAAATGAACATGATCAAGCTGAACATTCAGTTCTTCAACATCACAGTTTTTCCATTCACAAATCATTCGAATATCACGATCAACAAGTTC
Protein-coding sequences here:
- the tnpA gene encoding IS200/IS605 family transposase, giving the protein MSKYRKQSHVVYKCDYHIVWVPKYRFKVLAGAIKELVDRDIRMICEWKNCDVEELNVQLDHVHLMVSVPPKVSISELMGTLKGKLAIKLFKSYPALKKKPYWGNHGLNEDVIRRYVKYQEEEERKEEKQNKDFGLFESTGL